The following coding sequences are from one Aethina tumida isolate Nest 87 chromosome 2, icAetTumi1.1, whole genome shotgun sequence window:
- the LOC109597535 gene encoding uncharacterized protein LOC109597535 yields the protein MYCHQLVLLLLLTAAINCELLDNLSHRSHGRQRNLFGDSISAATRRGRFLSLFTYVQFSNQECLSATGDNGTCVTASECNQRGGLANGPCANGYGTCCIFLASCGTTIRANGTYFVHNGYPNQYDGTGSCQVTLVKSDPDVCQYRLDFEQFSIMGPETENNMCNNDQFIVSGGSPIPPICGTNMGNHIYVDAGAGNSPITLTIVTSGPSFPRSWKIRVTQILCSSSYKAEEGCLQYFTGVAGEIKSFNYDLNSGLQLSNQDYSICIRTERNFCGIQYNQCPDTVHNRTQSFTLSGNTNNPIQAMVGSTGSANFCQADYLIIPMAMNVGRPVTGVSANVDRICGGTLSADVSLNPTPIRSNVKPFRLWFHTDGVEAPTDISNRGFCLNYVQQPCTSNLS from the exons atgtattgCCATCAGCTCGTTTTGTTATTGCTATTGACAGCTGCTATTAATTGTGAATTGTTGGACAATCTATCACATCGGAGCCACGGTCgacaaagaaatttatttgggGACTCCATATCTGCGGCGACGAGGCGTGGGCGAT ttCTCTCCCTCTTCACGTACGTCCAGTTCAGTAATCAAGAGTGTTTGAGCGCCACAGGAGATAATGGCACTTGCGTCACCGCATCGGAATGTAACCAAAGGGGTGGATTGGCGAATGGTCCTTGCGCTAATGGATACGGAACGTGTTGTATTT TCTTGGCTTCGTGCGGAACAACCATTAGAGCAAATGGCACCTACTTCGTTCATAATGGATATCCTAATCAGTATGATGGAACGGGATCCTGTCAAGTCACTCTGGTAAAATCCGATCCTGACGTTTGCCAGTACAG GTTAGACTTCGAGCAATTTAGCATAATGGGTCCGGAGACAGAAAACAATATGTGTAACAATGATCAATTTATTGTCTCTGGGGGCAGTCCAATACCTCCAATCTGTGGCACCAATATGGGAAATCACA tatatGTCGACGCAGGGGCTGGCAATAGTCCAATTACTCTAACTATAGTGACAAGTGGACCTTCGTTTCCCCGAAGTTGGAAAATCAGAGTGACGCAGATTTTGTGTTCTTCCTCGTACaaag CTGAGGAGGGCTGTTTACAGTACTTTACCGGAGTTGCCGGAGAGATTAAATCTTTCAACTACGACCTAAATAGTGGTTTACAACTTTCTAATCAAGATTACAGCATATGCATTAGGACGGAACGGAATTTCTGCGGTATACAGTACAACCAATGTCCGGATACAG TTCATAACCGAACACAGTCGTTCACTTTATCAGGAAACACCAACAATCCAATTCAGGCAATGGTTGGAAGCACTGGCAGTGCCAATTTTTGTCAGGcggattatttaattattccaatGGCAATGAACGTAGGTAGACCTGTGACGGGTGTTTCAGCCAACGTTGATAGAATATGCGGGGGAACCCTCAGTGCAGATGTTTCCCTAAATCCAACTCCTATCCGAA gcaACGTAAAGCCCTTCCGATTGTGGTTTCACACGGACGGTGTTGAGGCGCCCACTGATATATCAAACCGTGGGTTCTGCTTGAATTATGTTCAACAACCGTGCACAAGCAATTTATCGTAA